From one Ctenopharyngodon idella isolate HZGC_01 chromosome 15, HZGC01, whole genome shotgun sequence genomic stretch:
- the dynll2a gene encoding dynein, light chain, LC8-type 2a: MTDRKAVIKNADMSEDMQQDAVDCATQAMEKYNIEKDIAAYIKKEFDKKYNPTWHCIVGRNFGSYVTHETKHFIYFYLGQVAILLFKSG; the protein is encoded by the exons ATGACCGACAGGAAGGCTGTGATCAAGAACGCCGACATGTCTGAAGACATGCAGCAGGATGCGGTGGACTGTGCTACACAGGCCATGGAGAAATACAACATAGAGAAGGACATTGCCGCATACATCAAAAAG GAGTTCGATAAGAAATACAATCCTACGtggcattgcattgtgggaagGAACTTCGGCAGCTACGTGACCCATGAGACAAAACACTTCATCTACTTCTACTTGGGCCAGGTGGCCATTCTCCTCTTCAAGTCTGGCTGA
- the hnf1ba gene encoding hepatocyte nuclear factor 1-beta-A, whose amino-acid sequence MFAKMVSKLTSLQQELLSALLDSGVTKDVLLQALEDLDPSPSAYGVKLDSLQMSPSGSKLSDTDSKPVFHTLTNGHSKGKLSGDEGSEDGDDYDTPPILKELQSQNTEEAAEQRAEIERMLAEDPWRAARMIKGYMQQHNIPQREVVDVTGLNQSHLSQHLNKGTPMKTQKRAALYTWYVRKQREILRQFNQATQGCGSNMSDKSNQDQVLLFFPDFTQSGQGMVQPGEDAAIEPACKKLRRNRFKWGPASQQILYQAYERQKNPSKEEREALVEECNRAECLQRGVSPSKAHGLGSNLVTEVRVYNWFANRRKEEAFRQKLAMDAYSGPTHSLNSLLSHSSPHHPQASSSPPSKMQGVRYSQQGPGEVSSSSTINHHSSNAMVTSQSVLQQVSPGALDPSHSLLSPDAKMISVSGGGLPPVSTLTNIHASHHVHQQTPNLIMPLSGVMAIAQSLNTSQAQTVPVINSVAGSLAALQPVQFSQQLSSPHQQLMQQSTGHMSQQPFMASVSHSHMYSHKQEPPQYSHSSRFPPTMVVTDANSLSTLSSMSSSKQCPLQAW is encoded by the exons ATGTTTGCAAAAATGGTTTCCAAGTTGACGTCTTTGCAACAGGAGCTTTTGAGCGCCTTGTTGGACTCTGGAGTTACTAAAGATGTGCTTCTGCAAGCTTTGGAAGACCTGGACCCAAGCCCGAGCGCTTATGGAGTTAAACTGGACAGTCTTCAGATGTCGCCCTCCGGTTCCAAACTCAGTGATACGGATTCAAAGCCGGTGTTTCACACGCTGACCAATGGACACAGTAAAGGGAAGTTATCAGGAGATGAGGGCTCAGAGGACGGGGATGATTATGATACACCGCCGATACTGAAAGAGCTGCAGTCTCAAAACACAGAGGAGGCAGCCGAGCAGAGGGCAGAAATCGAGCGAATGTTGGC GGAGGACCCGTGGCGTGCGGCCCGTATGATCAAAGGATACATGCAGCAGCACAATATCCCTCAGCGCGAGGTGGTGGATGTGACAGGCCTCAATCAGTCGCACCTGTCACAGCACCTGAATAAAGGCACGCCTATGAAAACGCAGAAACGCGCGGCGCTCTACACCTGGTATGTCAGGAAACAGCGGGAGATCTTGCGAC AATTCAACCAGGCCACACAAGGCTGTGGCAGCAACATGTCAGACAAAAGCAATCAGGATCAGGTGCTACTTTTTTTCCCAGACTTTACGCAGTCTGGGCAGGGTATGGTGCAGCCAGGGGAGGATGCTGCCATTGAACCTGCTTGCAAGAAGCTCAGACGCAACCGCTTCAAATGGGGGCCTGCATCCCAGCAGATCCTTTACCAGGCTTACGAACGGCAGAAGAACCCCAGCAAAGAGGAGAGGGAGGCACTGGTAGAGGAGTGCAATCG GGCTGAGTGCCTCCAGAGAGGAGTATCGCCATCCAAAGCTCACGGGCTTGGCTCCAACCTGGTCACGGAGGTGCGAGTCTACAACTGGTTTGCCAACAGGAGGAAGGAAGAGGCTTTTAGACAAAAATTGGCTATGGATGCCTACAGTGGGCCAACACACAGTCTGAACTCCCTCCTTTCACACAGTTCCCCACATCACCCACAAGCCAGCAGCTCCCCACCAAGCAAGATGCAAG GTGTCCGGTACAGCCAACAAGGTCCTGGTGAAGTCAGTTCCTCCTCGACGATCAATCACCATAGCAGTAATGCCATGGTAACCAGCCAGTCAGTATTACAGCAGGTGTCTCCGGGTGCACTGGACCCCAGTCACAGTCTCCTGTCACCTGACGCCAAGATG ATCTCTGTATCAGGTGGAGGTCTTCCTCCAGTCAGCACCCTAACCAACATCCATGCATCTCACCATGTGCATCAACAGACCCCCAACCTCATAATGCCCCTCTCTGGAGTCATGGCCATCGCACAAA GTTTGAACACGTCGCAGGCACAGACGGTACCTGTCATCAACAGCGTTGCAGGCAGTCTGGCAGCGCTGCAGCCGGTGCAGTTCTCGCAGCAGCTAAGCAGCCCACACCAGCAGCTCATGCAACAGTCAACCGGCCACATGAGCCAACAGCCCTTCATGGCCTCCgtctcacactcacaca